CAAACCGCCCAGCATCAACAGGAACGGGGTCATATAAATACCAAGCCATTGCGGAAACAGGGCAAAATCTGCAGTCAGAATAAAATTATAGAATTCGCCGGCTTTGGCTAAGTTGGGAACTTTAAGCAATACGGCTGTAAAAACCAGAAAATGAAAAGTGATAAAAATGCTGATGAAAGAATAAATGCTTTTTGGCATCCATTTTTGGATTTTTGATCTGGTGTTCTGGCTAATCACATCCCAGGCGATGGCTGCTCCATGCAAAAGGCCCCACACCACAAAGGTAAGGGCTGCACCATGCCACAGGCCGGATACAAAAAATGTGATGAACACAGCCAGCAATATGAGCGATTTTCCACCCCGGCGCCACGCGAAGGCCATGGGTTGATACAAATATTCATTGAGCCAGTTGTATAATGTGATGTGCCAGCGGCGCCAGAATTCAGTGATGTTGCCTGCAATGAACGGCTTGTTGAAGTTGTGCTCAATGGTAAATCCCATCAGGCAACCAAATCCAACCATCATGTCGGTGTAGCCGGCAAAATCGAAATAGAGTTGCAGCAAACCTCCATAAGCGGCCATCAGCGCGTCAAGCCCGGTAAAATATTGCGGACTTTCGAAAACGCGATCCACCAGATTTGCAGCAATAAAATCTGCGAAAACAATTTTTTTGATTAGTCCAAGCATGATTAAAAACAGTCCTTTGCTCAGGATGTTTTTGTCAATGATTGGTTTTGAAATAAATTGAGGAAGTAAATCGCGCGCCTTCGAAATGGGCCCGGCCAGAATATTTGGAAAAAACGAAACATACAGCACATAGCGGAACCAGTTGCGCTCGGGCTCTTCGATGACTTCGCGGTGGATATCGAAAATGTAGGTGAGCGATTTAAAAACAAAGTAGGAAATGCCGAGTGGCTGAACGATTTTCAGCACCAGGGGCTCTGTTCCCGGGTGAACAAAACCCGTCCATGTTTCAAGCAGAAAATTGGTGTATTTGAAATATAAAAGGGCGCCAACATTGATGGCTACAGACAGCACCAGAAGCCATTTTTTACTTGCATCACTTTTTGATTTGTGTATGCCTTTTCCAATAAAAAAATCAATGGTGGCCATCAGAATCATCACTCCGACAAAAAGTCCGCTAATTTTGTAATAGAAGTATAAGCTGAAAAGCAGGAGGACACTGTTCCGCAAAGTGCGGTTGTTGAACGATAGCGAATACAGCAGATAGAAGAATGCGAAGAGTATGAAGAATGTGACAGACTGGAATATAAGCGGCTGTCCGGGCAGATATTGAAGCGAATACAGAAAGTCGGTAAACGAAAAATTCATACTACTTGATGCTTAGTTTTTGTCCGACATTCAGATTGTCGGATGTCATTTTGTTATCCTTCTTGATTTTATCGACGGTCGTATTGTATTTTTTTGCGATTGACCAGAGCGACTCACCGCTTTTCACAATATGAACAGTGCCGAGTTTGTTGCTTTGAGTCTGAGTGGTCTGTTGTTGTGTTGTAGTCTGTGTTGACGTTTTTTGGGCCGTTCCTGCGGTATAAATCACCAGCGTTTTCCCGGCAACAATATTACTTGATGTCAGCCCATTCCATTTTTTAATATCGTCAACAGACACTTTGTATTTCGCCGCAATCGAGCCGAGGTTGTCGCCACTTTTTATGGTATACACTACTTTCTTACTTCCGCTGCTTGTTTGCTGCGTAGAAGTATTCTGCACCGTAGTATTTTGTGTTGTTGTGTTTTTTACAGCTGTTTTGCTCACTAGCAGCTTCTGGCCTGCATTAATACGGGTGGAAGAAAGATTGTTCCATTTTTGAAGATCAGAAACCGTTACTCCATAACGCTTTGCAATGGTGCTTAGATTGTCGCCGGATCGCACAATATAGTACTGGCCTGTTCCCTGACCTGATGTTTTTATTCCACCTGTCTGATTTTTGTAATTCTCAATTTTGTCAGTCGCAGCAACTTCCTGACGGTTGTAATAGGTGGATTTATTAATAACCCAATTACCAAAATTGGTAGTATCGATGTGATCATTGAAAACGAGCAGGCTATCGGGATAGCGCGACAGGTAAGCAATGTATGAATTGAGCAGGGCATTGCAATACAATTCGCCTTTCACTTTGTAGCCCTTGTAACTAAGATGGCAGCGGTCGCGCTGCGACAATCCGTTCTTTGCCCAATTCAGCATGGATTGAGGCCCGCCGGATATATTGTAATAATCATAAAGAACAACATTCTGTTCTTTTGAAAGCAATCGGGTGAGCATGCTGTAATCTTTGCAGTTGGTAATATTTCTTCCGCGATAATAAATATCTTGTGCATTTGGCAGCATGAAAACAGCATTGGGTGCCGACTCGCGGAAAAGCGCGATCGATTTGTTGATGCTGCTCATGATGTATTGATAGTTGAATGTGCCGCGAAAAAAATCATTAATTCCCAAATCAAAAATCACAAGATCGGGCTTCACTGCCTTTAGCTGCGTAGAAGTAAGGTTTTGATTGAAAAAACTGTGATAGCCTGCGCCGTTGATCCCAACGCTGATGTATTGAATACCGGAGTTGGCCACGCTCTGGATTTCGATACCATAACACTCGAAATATTTTTGTTCGGGCGATGTTTTGTTCACAACAAGTGTCAGTGTGTCCGATGCTTTTGGCAGAATTACCTCGACATACGGAAGGCTGTCGGAATGGCAATCTGCATCAACCCACGTGTTGGTGCCACCGGCTTTTATTTTCGCATCGAAACTTTCTTTTCCTTTGTGGCAATAGATGCGAATCCTTTTAAAATCGGGCTGAATGGAGTAGTAGTGTTTTCTGAAAATCAGCTTGAATCCTGCGGTTGAGTCGGTCGTGAATACCGTGATGCCACTGATGCCAATATTCATTTTTGGCTTTAGCTCTACATTTTTCGATGCTGACCAGACTCCATGCGACTGAGCAAAATAATCAAACGCAGAATGGGTGCCGGCTGCCTGATAAGGGAAAACTATCCCGCGTCCACCGAAGCCAAAAATCTGCTGAAGCATTGCCCGGGTGATACCCGTTCCAATGTCGCTCTGAATGTGAGAATCGCCAATATGTAGAATGACGACTTTTTCCTTGTTGGATTTTTTTAGCTTTTCGAAAAATGGTGCTATGGCATCGATCTGATACCACTCAAGCATGTTTTTATCGTACTGTAAAAAATCGAAAAATTCGCTGTACTTGACGGCTTGCTTCAGGTAATTTGTATCAGTTGGATTCTTCTGAGCATGGCTTTTCAGGCCGAAGAACAGAAGTCCGGTGATCAACACAAATATTTTGAAATTACCTGTCATCATTTACCGGCAGTTGTTCCGTGAATTAAATATTTATTGTATTCGCCCATAATGGCGAGGAAAAGTTCATTGACAACAATCTCACGTCCTTTGTCGCTGTAATGTCCGTCACGCGATGCCCAGCCCTTTTTATTCCAGGCCAGCACAGAGTTTTCGCCACCCATCAGCTGATACAGATCGAAAAATGCACAACCGTTTTTCAGCGCTACTTCTTTCTGAACATCACGAATTCGGCTTACCATCGGGTACGATGCATAGGTTCCGCCAACACTGCGTGCAACATCGTTCACACCAATTACAAGCACGGATGCATCGGGCAGGGCTTTGCGGAAATGCGCGTAGAGCCGGTCGTAGCTGTTTTTGATGTTGTTCAGCGACGCTTCATTTTTCACATAGGGTGTAACGTTTCCGCCAAACTGGAGTATTACAAGTTTGTTATTTAGCTTTATGAATTGTGCTTTCAAAAAATCGTTTTGAATAGTCATAAGTCCGTCGCCGCTATGTCCGCGTAGACCATAATTGTCAAATTGAACTCCGGCACCGGGATCAAAGCTCAGTCCGTAAATCTCAGGACTGGGGCCGGTGAACACGAATTTTAATGCTGCCGGATTCGATTTAAGCGGAAGCTTCAAAACATTGAATGGATCGGGACTATCAAGCACAACTTCGGCCAAAAGTTCATTGGTTTTTGAATTATAAACTTTCAGCTCAGCTGTTTCAGTTGCTTTTCCATACCATAATTTTGCAACACTGTAGCCGCGGAAAAGTTTCAGATATACAGTTGCATTTGCGTAGGAACAAGCTGGAATTTTTATTTTGGTTGTATCTCCGTTTTCTCCGATGCTGTCGCGTGTGCATTCCGGAGTTGAAAAACGATAACGGAACACAGCTCCTCCGGCACAATACAACCCTTTGGCAGAGCGATTATGAAACACAGTGTGGCGAACCCAGTTGGGGCTTGTGCTTCGCGTATAACTAACCGGCGAAGTCACATCGTCGATTGGAACATAACCAACTCCACTGCCGCCAAACTTGTCCTGAAACATGATCCGGAGCAGGCTTGTGATGCGGTCTCCCTCGATTTGCGAATCGCCATAATGGCCGATACGAATGAGCGAAGAATCGCTTTTTTGCAGATATTTGAAAAAATTCTCCAGCGCAGTGCCACCTTCGGCAGCCGAAGGATTAAGGAAAAAATCGCTGGAATTAAACACTGATTCATCAAGAATGCTCATGCGTTTTATAGCATCCTCGTTCACGCCGTAGGCGCGCGATTCAAGCATCGCAATCACACTGTCTACATTTTGTGTATTGTCCTTTACTTTAAAATTCAGAATTTCTTCCTTTGGAATAAAAGTAATAATCCTGTTGCCTACAACAATCTCGCTTTTTGGCCAGAAACAGGATGCTGCAAGCAGGAGTACGCCTGTCAGCACAATAATTGCAAAGACCTGATATCTCTTCATTTTATGCGATCAGCTTTTCATTGATGATGGTCAGCATATCGCCGACGTTTTTCATTTTCACCATTTCTTTCAACTTGAAACGGAATCCAAAAGCCTCTTCCACTTTTGCAATCATGGTTAAATGTGTGAGGCTGTCCCATTTGTCAACATCGTTGGCTGTCATTTCAGGGTTGATAACAAGAGCTGGTGCCTGAAACACGTCTCTGAAAATTTCCTGAACCTTTGAATTGATTTCTTCGTTGTTCATAGTATTATTATCCTTTCATTAAATTCATTATGTCGACTTTCATTAACAGCATTCCGGCTCCGGGAAAGTATTTCAGCACGTCCGGGTCGTCACAATAAGTACGTTCTGTAATGGTGAATCCCATTTTTTCGTATGCGTGAATGGCTGTTTTGTTCTCAATGTAAGTCATCAGTTCGGCATTGCTGACCGGATACTGCTGCAATAGATATTTTGCAACATGCGCTTTGAAGAGCTTTGTAATTAGTCCCTTGCCTCTGTGTTCTTCCGCGACAAATGCAGATTCAAACTGCAGATCTCCATCCGTGCGATGCACCATCATTTTGTCGGTGATGTGTTTTTGGTTCTGCACAAATTCCAGTGCCCCTTTCGGATAGTATTGCTGCATGAGCACCGAACGCACCATCCATGATGAAACACCATCAAGGCCCTCAATCCATGCGGAAATACAAGCCACAGGTTTCCCTTCATATTCTGCAACAAGAAAGTGAAACGGCGAAAATTCGCATCCTTCCACTTCTTCGGGCATCATGGCTTCAATAGCGTCGCGTGCCTGCTCGTAGCTGATTCCGAACAAGGCAGCATAACTTGTGTTTGTGCCGGTTGAGCCGATATCTGCTTTCAGAATGGCTTCAGCCAGAAAACGATAATCGCTTTCCTTCGCGCGGCGTATGGTGTAGTTGAGATCAGTCATGTCCAAGTACCAGATTATTAATTTCTCTGCGGTTTATTTTGCCATTGTTGTTTAGCGGAAAGCTGCTTATGAAGCGGAATTCGGAAGGAATCATATAGAATGGCATTTTGCTTTTCAGATAATCGTTCAAGTCGTGTATCGCGTCTTCGCTGCCTTCAATGGCTGCAACAATAACGTCGTTTCCTGTAGTATCGTGTGCGGCCATGGCAACTACTCTGCGATTTTCGTAAAACGAAGCAATATGATGTTCTATTTCGCTCAATTCCACACGGAAGCCGCGGATTTTAACCTGATAATCTTTACGTCCAAGATAAAAGTACAAGCCGTTTTCACGAATACATATATCCCCGGTGCGGTAAAAATTCTTCCCATTTATTTCAACAAACGCTTCGCGGTTTTTTTCTTCATTCTTCAGATAACCCGTAATTACCTGACCTCCGTTGAGGAGCAGTTCTCCTTTTTCGCCATCCGCCACAATTTTATTCTCATCATCAACAATCACTGCATCAATGTCGAGCGTAGGCCAGCCGATACTGACAATGCCATTGCGCGAAGGAATTTCATTTTCCGGCATGCGATACCACACGGAATAAATAGTTGCTTCGGTAGGTCCGTACAGATTTTGAAATTCCGCATTTGGACAGCATTTCTTCCACTCAAGAGTGAGTCCGTGCGGAACCGCTTCGCCGCTGAGACACATGTATTTCATTTTTTCGAGCATGATCTCATCGAAGTATGGCCGTAGATAAGCAACCACGCTGGGAACGAGAATGGCAAACTCGATTTCATATTCTTCGAGCAGTCTGAAAATTGTTGGATACTTAATATTGTTGTTCGGAACTGAAAACAAAGTTCCTCTGCAAATAAACGGTGACAAAATGGAAACAATGCTTAGGTCGAAACTGAGATCGAACATCTGCAGAAAGCGGCTGCCCGGGCCAAGTTGGTAATTCATTGTTTCGAGGTTGCGCAGAAAAGAGCGCACATTGCCGTATGAAACCGGAACACCTTTTGGCTGACCTGTACTGCCGGAAGTAAAAAGAATATAGGCCGTGTCATTGTCTTCGGGCGATGCAGGATGGTCAAAAATATTTTCTTTCAGATCGCACGTACATACGAATTCGGAATTGGCTTGCACTTTTTCTGTGCTGTGCAGAATGAGTTTTATTTCAGCCTGCTCAACAATGCTCGCAATGCGGTCGGACGGGTGGTAGGGGTTGAGTGGTACATAAATATTTCCGGTGGCCCAGATGGCCATGGCTGCGGCATAAGTGTCGGCATGATCCGAAGCCACAACACCGACAGCAGCTTTTTTCAAGCCACGCGAAGTAAGCAAAGATGCAATGGCATCGATTCGATTGCGAAACGAAGTGTAGGAATAAAAAACGTCCTCAACGCAAATGGCATTCAGCTTTTCATCGTAGTCTGGAAGAAACGGAAATATCACCTTGTTTGTTTTTTGCAAAAGTAGTCATTTCAGGCAATATTTTTGCAGTGCGGCGCGCTATTCATTGACACCCTTTTGTTAATCATGCGAACATTTTTTCTTCTTCTTGCCCTTTTTATTGTCAGTCCGGTTATACATGCACAGACCGACACCAGTCTGAGAGCCATGAATGAGCGGGAAATTGAATTGTACAGGCAGATTATGGAATACCGATCAAAAAAGCGATTGAAAAGTATTCCTGTTTCATCATCGCTTACAAAAGTAGCTCAGTGTCATGTCCGCGATTTGAACAATTACCCGCCTGCAAAAAAATGTGGTATG
Above is a window of Bacteroidetes bacterium GWF2_43_63 DNA encoding:
- a CDS encoding acyl carrier protein, encoding MNNEEINSKVQEIFRDVFQAPALVINPEMTANDVDKWDSLTHLTMIAKVEEAFGFRFKLKEMVKMKNVGDMLTIINEKLIA